Sequence from the Microplitis demolitor isolate Queensland-Clemson2020A chromosome 7, iyMicDemo2.1a, whole genome shotgun sequence genome:
aaactggCAACTctagtgaataaaaataataataaaacaactaAATCACCTCTGAAACATTTGTTGTGCCAAATCCATCCAATATTGGATCTCATCATCCTTAGATGTGAATTCCGGGACCTCGATTTCCatgattttttcttatatataaaaaagattacctctaatatttaaataactttatcttGAATTTCTAAACGTCACCAAAACCAAATAtgtcataaaataaatgaatatttttttaaaaaccaaataattttattttatcatagtCCTCAATAGCATCTGCGCATCCTGAAACaatcgatttataaaaaataaattacttgtcATAAAAAGTATACTcactaaataaatgaaaaataatgatttaaaatttaaaatttaaatgacctTCTATTTAATCTAGTGATTTTAAACACCGAgatgaatataataaacagacgtattttttttttaattactaaatccACCTGACAATTAGTTATTGTAGATAACAAATATActcagtatatttattatttatctttttaattacagatacattgatcaaggataAATAGACTTTGGCCTACGCTTTTATGACTGCGTTGTCTCATAACATATTACACATTtgttatattgttatatattgaatacatctatagatatatttgtaaaacGTACAAATGATTACCTCTActaaaacatttaataaaaaaaatatatgtatatataaaagtgaATCACTCAACACACACTttgctgatgatgatggtaacggaaaaaaaattccgcgTCACATAGATCACgtgatgataatttattttttaattactcagacttggagatttgaatttttaaatcactattttaattataaatacttattattGGTTATTTATACGAACGTACTTACGTTTTtagtttgattttaaatttaactaacgAGCGACCGAgactgtatatttatttagactaCAAAATGGCGAATTGTAGATTTAATGTGAAagctaattaagaaaaaaaaaaaataatgaatgaaaacATCTGCGCGCTCGATGTTTTTGAAACTGACAAGgcgggaaaattcaaatattgttattttttttaagtaaaccATCTGAAgtgtaaaagtaattaattaattaattgtttgatgaaaaataaattcgggGACATGTTTATTAGAatgaatgattattttaattgacagGAAAAACTTGCgggcatttaaatttaaagttatttgaattttttcactgCCATCTATCATAGCTAtgggaaattaattttacgcgGATCATAACCTGAGTTATTTCTttgaacataaaaataaaagtgcaCATGGtcaatagttatatttataaatattattttttaaaattgttatttaaaaatgttggctacgaaaacattttttcgtaAAACTAAAAgtggtaatatttttaaagtaagtacttaaatattttttaaattttaagtttatttcatGAACTctacaatttataattgataattttcggtaaattaaaatatgtttgacaactttttatttttcaataaataaattacatattgaTTGTAtgagatatatttatttaaaattttaccgcAATTATTTGCGAGTACTCACACAAGGGCCAGGAGTAAAACAAAACAAAGAAAtgtttattcataattattttcaaaaatcttcaATTAGTTTACAAGAATTAACGACTTGTcaaacttttacttttaatatcaataataataataataatgataataataataattttttttttctttagattGTAAGAGATCATTACCTACGAGATGACATTTGGTGTGGATCCGAAGCATGTAAATTATGTAGGCCTCGTAAAAAGGACTTAATTCTAGAAGAAGAAACCCCTGGTATCCAGAGCTCACTAATTTCCGAgccgtattatttattacttgacACCAACATAGTTCTTgaccaagtaaaaaaaaaaaaatagtagattgtgtgacaagggatgaaataAAACGATTTTAGACCAGGGTGAAGTCGGCTGACCacccgcagtctgaaatcCTGTTTCTTCCTGAGTTACACACTagtttttcattattactaACATAGGAACTTAAAGTTTGTGTTAgaaacttcaagtttcgatgctggtattatgaaaaataaattatatttactctgttgtagataaatattttagaagaAGACATTCTTTGCAATGTAATAATCCTCCAAACAGTACTAGAAGAAGTAAAACACCGTAGTTCTAATGTCTACAAAAAACTTAAAGATATTATCGCAGACCCTAAGCGCAAATTCTACGTTTTTGTCAACGAGCACCATAAAGACACCTTCGTAGAGCGAGTACCTGGGGAAAAAATAAACGACCGCAATGACAGGGCCATCAGGGTGGCCTGTCAATGGTACAAAAGTCACCTGGTGGCTtcgaaaaatacaaatataaatattgttctgCTCACTGACGACAATGACAACCGGACCAAGGCCCAGGATGACGGGATCCTCGCTtttacaagtaattattttttaaaaattgctgttgttcgtaatataatttttaaaatttattttcagtggAAGAGTATATTTGTTCAGTGGAAAATTGTGGGTTCCTGGCAGATAAgctatgcaaaaaaaattatgttgtCGATGGTGGTAGAGGTGAACCCTTGTTTCCTTCTCATTTGACCCCCGGCCAGTTGCATGATGGAATTAAAAATGGCAAATTACTTCAGGGAACATTTTTAGCTTCAcgtgaaaattttctagaagGAAGTGTCAATGTTGAAGGAATGGAAAAATTTGTACGTTTTAtttctgaatttatttattaagtaattttattattatttagtagtttataaattatttttgtagataTTCGTACAAGGGAGAGTTGGTTTAAATCGAGCAATCGATGGCGACATTGTAGCTATTGAATTATTACCAGAAGAAGAATGGTCGATGCCAagtgaattaattttacaagacGAAGTCGATGAAGAAGATCCAGGTGATACTttagaagaagaaaaagaattaattgTTGAGACGACGAAAAAAGTTGAGCGCACGCCAACAGGTAAAATAGTTGGCATCATCAGACGAAAATGGCGACAATATTGTGGGATATTACAGCCAAGTGCTGTCAAAGGggtaagataataataattaataataatatcagtaTTGATGTTGATTTCGCGACTGAAACAAACACtgatattatcaatttaattttagtatattGGGTATGGattattttaacaaacttaaattttatttaattcagaaTGTGAAGCATCTTTTCGTGCCAGCTGAGAGGAAGATTCCAAAAGTGAGGATCGAGACTCGTCAATCCGAGACTTTGTGCAGCCAGAGAATAATTGTTGCCATTGACTCTTGGCCGAGAAATTCACGTTATCCATTGGGACATTTCGTGCGTGCCCTGGGTGTCGTCGGTGACAAGGAAACTGAAAACGAAGTACTTTTATTAGAGCATGATGTGCCACATAGCAGATTTTCCGACGCCGTTCTTAGTTTTCTTCCAAAGTTACCCTGGATTATTACCGATGAAgtaggtattttttttacaattcatGATTCGTTTGAACTTTACTTGCTTGACTAATCTCTACACGCGAAAGAGTTGgtatctattttaaaaatagtattgatcaatttgtttacttgaaaaattaccTGCGTAAATCTTCTATACGTTGACGTTGGCGGGTGGGTATCTGAGAAGGTGCAGAATAAGGCACCAGTTGCAATGCAGGTGGGAGTGGGAGCGGAAGCGGAGGCGGGGGCGGTATTGTGTTTTCCTGCAGCTTTAAAACAGGGAACTGTAACGCTATcggtgaatttttatttttgtttgaaacgTTCTTTAGATTCGTTAACTTTCTCGTCACCaaagtattcaatttttctaGTGCCAATTGTTtactctaaaaataaatagtatattatacacCTAGGGAGAAAAGTAGGACTTTCTAACCCGCGAGGGTGGCAAACACGTGGATTGGAACGTCCTACATTCCTCCATGGTGTGTATATGATTCTTCACCAGATCtgtatttaaaagtttaaatttctggCTGTTTGCGGGTAAAATCGCGCATGCaggacaaaaatttaaacattcagTTCAGACATggcgaaaaaatattttaccaaacCTTAATGTCTGATAAAAATCCCTCCAAAGTTTCTAATTTACGCGTCGACTTGATCGACTCCCATCGTGTGAACATGACAGGATCAAAAATAGAAACAATTGTCTCCATTTCAcgaatttctaaaaaaattaattattttatctgcattctaattaaaataaatttaaaacataattCACCTGtgtcttttaatttttctaaaataatttccgtggattttttttctttatcaattaaCTTCTGCTGCATCTTTTgcttctttatatttattctcacACTTTGTAATTCTTTTAACATGCATTCAAGTTCTTGGACactatttacaaatttacttTCCAATGATCTATTTGAGAATTAgtgtcattaaatttattaacttatttatttacgtacaATCTAATACTTACGcaggataataatttatataatcaagataatttgtattttttaaaaggtaATTTATGAACTCTTCCAACTGTTGACTGAttacagaaatattttttgaagatatttttaatttagtgtCCTGCTCTGGCTCTTTACTTGAATTGCCTTCAGTATTTATTGACCcgttctatttaaataattataattactataattttcaacaaataaataaaataaaaaaataattacgatattttgtttaagaatttttaacttcGCCATTATTTGATCAATCGCTTTGTCAGACGACCGTTtcaatattgaattaaaattttttttcattatttaaatttataaactaaatgaaaaataatttaaaaatctctaAAATAACCCATattgattttgataattaaaaataacataaatttttcaaacaaaagaatttagacagcgattttattttattttaattgtcaacAGGACATTGCATCGAGAGAAGATCTGCGTCATCTTGATATCTGCTCTGTCGACCCTCCAGGATGCACGGACATTGACGATGCACTTCACTGCAGAGATCTGGACAATGGAAACTTGGAAGTGGGCGTTCATATTGCGGATGTTACTCATTTTATACGACCTGGAACTGCTTTAGACAAAGAAGCTGCTTTGAGAGCTACTACTGTTTATCTTGTTGATAAAAGAATTGACATGGTACCAGGTTTGTAAAttgtttatgtattttatttgaatattcaaaattaccaGCTTACCCAAGTAGCACAGGGACAACTTCAAGATGTCTTTCAAAAGAATAagacaagttttttttttaatttaattaattaaaaaatagttaaagttttaattgaaaaaaggataACCTAGACACTGATTTTGACAAATTACGTACAGTTTTTACCAATTAgtaaggtaagagacccagtaccaGATCAGAGAATTAGTACTcgtcactcatgtatttgtatatctatgattactaaattttactagatatagatatacaaatacatggagtgattgggtactaggtcttttaccttagtTGAATgtaatttggtaaataaattttagccgaggaatttgacattttgaattttaatattgaaatgaagattttactgaaatttattttgacttaaataaatatttaaaggttTGCTGAGTTCAAATCTTTGTTCACTTCGTGGTAATGAAGAACGTTTTGCTTTCTCATGTATTTGGGAAATAGATCACGATGCAAATATCATTAATACCAGATATTGTAAATCAGTTATTAAATCAAGACGAGCGATGACTTACGAAGAAgctcaattattaattgatgataaatcACAAAATGATGCATTGGCGGTATCATTGAgaggattaaataatttagcaaaaaaattaaaaaaacgtcGCCTGGAAAATGggtatttatctatatatttatatatttatttactatttgtatagttttcaatattaattataaaataaatttacagagCGCTCGTATTGGCATCTCCAGAAATAAGATTTCAAGTCGACAGTGAAACTCACGATCCGATTGAAGTAGAAGCTAAGAAATTACGCGAAACAAATTCGATGGTAGAGGAGTTTATGTTATTAGCAAATATATCAGTTGCGGGAAAAATTCTCGAGGAATTTCCAGACTGCGCGATGCTGAGAAGGCATCCGGAGCCACCGCAATCAAATTTCGAGCCGCTCATAAAAGCCGGCAGACATCAAGGCTTCGAAATAAACACGACGAGCGGAAAGGAGTTGGCCCAATCGCTGGAGGCTGCTCACAAAGAAGACAACCCGTACTTTAACAcgatgttgaaaattttagcgaCTCGTTGTATGATGCAGgctgtttattttataagcgGGATGGTTCAGCAGTCGGAATTTTTTCACTATGGTCTAGCTTGTCCCATCTACACTCACTTTACATCACCAATTAGAaggtaattttcatttattcattaattaatacatttttttttatttttagtgtaaaaaaattgacaaaaaatatattttcatagaTATGCTGATATAGTTGTCCACCGACTTCTTGCTGTCTGTATCGGAGCTGACGCAACTTATCCAGATCTGCTGGATAAGAAGAAAAATCATGCGTTATgtcataatttgaattatcgtAATCGTATGGCTCAATATGCTGGACGTGCTTCTGTTGCTCTGAATActcatgtaattttttattgtttatttttagttgacTAGAAAGTAGTAAATTGTGTGACTGGGGATAACGGGAAACGATTTTAGACCAAGGTGAAGTTGGCTGACATCCacagtctgaaatcgtgttttatccTGAGTTACACacatttttcatgattacctgcgtTGAGGAAAAGTTGCAGTGTCAGCAGACAGttagaaacaagttaatttaagaccaACTATTAGCATCGgtaaattgtcatttgcaattaaaattaagcagaaactataaatactattcaTTATtcacactaatttttataaaacttaatcacAGTTAGAACTGTCAGTtaggtaaataaaattaatggtttaaaattactactaaataaatgacaagaattaaagtttaaactgTGAAAGCCTTCAGTCAGTGGGCAGTAAGATTATTTCCAAGGGACAACGAGTTTGTTTCTGCCCAATGACTGAAGGCATCACCATTTACGTGGttgctaaaatttatttacggcATGGAACTGAAATTCGCTTCTTTCGACTGGCTGTAGAGacactaaaatttaaagtttcgaTGTCGGTATTGTGAAAGTGTAATTTGGtaattagtatattacacaatTAGAGAGAGTAGTACATTCCGAACCatgtataatatactattaattttaaattttggatatttttcttttagttgTTCTTCcgtgaaaaaattgaagatgAAGACGGCTACATATTGTTTGTCCGTAAGAACGCTCTGCAAGTACTAATTCCTAAGTACGGATTAGAAGGGACGttgtatttgaataaaaaaggtGATACGTCAggtgttaaatttacttaCAATGAAGAAGAACACACGCAGACTTGTGGTGACGTTGTGTTTAGATCTTTCGATCCCGTTGTTGTACAATTAAGTTTAGACAGATCGAATGTTCAACACGAAAAATTGGTTTTCAAGCTCGTTAAGCCAgaggtaaattattaatttcggaaaaataaatttgatagaCGTTCATTTGAGTTTTATAactacttatttaaattatttaccagATTCCTGGATTTAGTGTTCCCGATGTCAAAAAACGTAAAGTGTCAGATCCTGAGCCAACGCCTGTCGAAGTTCCggccaaaaaaaataaaaaacagaagaagaagaaaaacaagaactgattttattttattgttaattaccCGCATAATTTACTGcataatattttgttgtaattaaaaataaataattatttttacagtgtgaATCATTGATACGCGATGAACGAGTGGTAAATTGtcattttgtgttaaaaatttatgtataaaaaaacattttccaataaaaattgttttatacttcattacacatttttataaataataattacatgttactactataaatatttattatatgtatgtatatatatatattcaagtgTATCAAGTTACTGAGGGTCTGGTGCGGTTTTAGCGTAGCCCAGCTTCTTCAGAGCTCGCTTGATATCAACGAAGACGTTGGCATCTTCAATGGTGCTCGGTATCtgtaataaacatttattacaataatgtaagtaagtaatttattatctaacgGATTTGAATTTCAAGATAATAGATTTACTTTGATAGCTCTTGATCGCGCAATGTCGGCGATTGATTTACGAATCGTTTTTCCTGAACGTGTTCGCGGCAATGCTCGGACTGCAGCAGCGACTTTGAATGAAGCTATCGGCCCAATGAGCTGCCTCATTTTAGTTATCAATTCCTGATTTATTTGCTCTTCATTGCTAGTCGCatctaaaagtaataaatttttgaaatcatgttatatatatgacaaATTAGTGTAACAGGACCCTCGTAAAGTTGTACGGATTTATATGAGTTCtgagtcatttaattaaactatttattgtttaattgttACCGTCTCTCATAACATAAAGACACAGTGGAATTTCTCCTTTAGTCGGTTCAGGTACACCAACAACAGCAGTGTCAACAATATCCGGGTGACTCATTACAACATCTTCCAGCGCTGATGTTGATAGTCTGTGTCCAGCCACATTTATAATGTCATCATCTCTCGCAGTAACGTAAACGTATCCATATTCGTCGATATTTCCCGCGTCCATAGTGTCATAGTATccctaataataataataattacaaaatataattaagcaATTAGATCAGCAACCAGCGAGTAAATCACAGTCACACGTACgggatattttgaaaaataaatatctttaaaacgCTCTGGCGCTTTGTACAGCGTGGACATGGTTCCTGGCGGTAGaggtaattttattgcaattctTCCTAGTTCGTGAGTCGAAGCTTTACTCCCGTCTTCGCGTAAAATTTCaactgaaatatatttttaggtttgtttaattaattaacaaatttgtGGAGCAGAGGTATCGTTTTTGGGGACTTTGGCACCAGTTtttgacttgaaaattttaaatataataatttgcaaAGAAACGCAACGACCCAAGTAGCATAGAgactttaattgtaatttaatttagtaattgttcataaatttaataaattattgagtccaaaattgatttttatttattatataggaCAAGAGTTCTTGGTTACCATTATACCCAGGGAACGGCATTCCTGTACAGTGTTTTGGGGGATTTAAGCTGTGACCAAGACCGAGACAAGTCGCCGTGATCGCGTGACCTGTTTCCGTTTGCCACCAGTGGTTGAGAATCGGTACTTTGAACACACTTTCTGCCCAAGATTTAGCTTCGTAATCGCAGTGTTCACCAGCGACAAATATTGTtcttaatctataaataaatatgtaataaattgataaatctatactattttagtaaaaagtgTTAgtcgaaatataaaaaataaataataaaattacgatTTCAGAGAATAATTTCTGCCTAAAATAGTTTCTGGATCAGCGCGACGTAGGACTCTGAAGGCTGTTGGAACCGTGAAGAGAGCATTGACTCCATGTTGTTCAAtgattcttaaaaaatcagtaaaataaatatgaggtATCTGAcgcaagaaataataaaaataataataatagcataCCTAAAGTACTGGCTCGCATTAGGAGTGCGGTCGGGTTTACCCTCGTACATAACGCTGGTTATACCGTAAAGAAGGGGCGCGTAACAAATGTAAGAGAGTCCTACTACCCACCCAAGGTCCGAGGCCACCCACCACACCGAGTTTTTATCCATCCCATAAATAGTCTTCATTGTCCAGCAGAGAGTCGCTATATGTCCACCTACTGGTCTCTGTATACCTTTTGGtttatctgataaaaattatcttaattaacaagttattaaatttaacaaattaataaattaataataaagtattacCGGTAGTTCCTGatgtatacaaaatataaaggGGATCATTAGCTTCAACTGGTACACAGGGATGAGGTAAAGATTGTTCAATCAACTCATCAAAGTCTTCTTGATAACTTTGTAATGGAGCTTCCCACACATTCCGACGCTGGAATATAATACACTTTGGTCTGCGTACTGAGATTAACTCCATCGCTTCTTCGACCATTGTTGtgtatctttaaaaaaaatttcattttatttttactgctaACTCTTATTGCtacttagttttttttttaattaaatacttgataaTCCGAGTAGGCTCAAGCCCGCAGCTAGCGGCGATAATAACTTTTGGCTCCGCGTGATCAATCCGCGTTGCCAATTCATTTGGGGCAAaaccttttaaataaataaataatttggtctgataaattatcattatcattattattattattgggttaaataaataattatatattaattaccgCCAAAAACAACAGAGTGGACTGCGCCGAGACGAGCACTGGCAA
This genomic interval carries:
- the LOC103574731 gene encoding exosome complex exonuclease RRP44, producing the protein MLATKTFFRKTKSGNIFKIVRDHYLRDDIWCGSEACKLCRPRKKDLILEEETPGIQSSLISEPYYLLLDTNIVLDQINILEEDILCNVIILQTVLEEVKHRSSNVYKKLKDIIADPKRKFYVFVNEHHKDTFVERVPGEKINDRNDRAIRVACQWYKSHLVASKNTNINIVLLTDDNDNRTKAQDDGILAFTMEEYICSVENCGFLADKLCKKNYVVDGGRGEPLFPSHLTPGQLHDGIKNGKLLQGTFLASRENFLEGSVNVEGMEKFIFVQGRVGLNRAIDGDIVAIELLPEEEWSMPSELILQDEVDEEDPGDTLEEEKELIVETTKKVERTPTGKIVGIIRRKWRQYCGILQPSAVKGNVKHLFVPAERKIPKVRIETRQSETLCSQRIIVAIDSWPRNSRYPLGHFVRALGVVGDKETENEVLLLEHDVPHSRFSDAVLSFLPKLPWIITDEDIASREDLRHLDICSVDPPGCTDIDDALHCRDLDNGNLEVGVHIADVTHFIRPGTALDKEAALRATTVYLVDKRIDMVPGLLSSNLCSLRGNEERFAFSCIWEIDHDANIINTRYCKSVIKSRRAMTYEEAQLLIDDKSQNDALAVSLRGLNNLAKKLKKRRLENGALVLASPEIRFQVDSETHDPIEVEAKKLRETNSMVEEFMLLANISVAGKILEEFPDCAMLRRHPEPPQSNFEPLIKAGRHQGFEINTTSGKELAQSLEAAHKEDNPYFNTMLKILATRCMMQAVYFISGMVQQSEFFHYGLACPIYTHFTSPIRRYADIVVHRLLAVCIGADATYPDLLDKKKNHALCHNLNYRNRMAQYAGRASVALNTHLFFREKIEDEDGYILFVRKNALQVLIPKYGLEGTLYLNKKGDTSGVKFTYNEEEHTQTCGDVVFRSFDPVVVQLSLDRSNVQHEKLVFKLVKPEIPGFSVPDVKKRKVSDPEPTPVEVPAKKNKKQKKKKNKN
- the LOC103574721 gene encoding acyl-CoA synthetase short-chain family member 3, mitochondrial, whose protein sequence is MPDTEFLDSKDPDFDKSFDSRIVRSKIAKRDTDSDYILNKNPYYSKVYDKVFRKSIDNPEEFWAEVAEGVEWSKYWDKVLDNSNEPFTKWYVGGEINACHNAVDRHVKAGYGKKVALIHDSPLTSTIRKVTYDELLEKTSRLAGALANMGVQKGDRVLIYMPLIPETIIAILASARLGAVHSVVFGGFAPNELATRIDHAEPKVIIAASCGLEPTRIIKYTTMVEEAMELISVRRPKCIIFQRRNVWEAPLQSYQEDFDELIEQSLPHPCVPVEANDPLYILYTSGTTDKPKGIQRPVGGHIATLCWTMKTIYGMDKNSVWWVASDLGWVVGLSYICYAPLLYGITSVMYEGKPDRTPNASQYFRIIEQHGVNALFTVPTAFRVLRRADPETILGRNYSLKSLRTIFVAGEHCDYEAKSWAESVFKVPILNHWWQTETGHAITATCLGLGHSLNPPKHCTGMPFPGYNVEILREDGSKASTHELGRIAIKLPLPPGTMSTLYKAPERFKDIYFSKYPGYYDTMDAGNIDEYGYVYVTARDDDIINVAGHRLSTSALEDVVMSHPDIVDTAVVGVPEPTKGEIPLCLYVMRDDATSNEEQINQELITKMRQLIGPIASFKVAAAVRALPRTRSGKTIRKSIADIARSRAIKIPSTIEDANVFVDIKRALKKLGYAKTAPDPQ